The Nocardioides campestrisoli genome includes a window with the following:
- a CDS encoding branched-chain amino acid ABC transporter ATP-binding protein/permease: MSILDSEPRTTTEPGGGGGRSKRPGLSPLLRDVLFAVTALVVAVVVILPGREGAGTSISLMQLVGSMAAMTVAAVGLNLLMGYAKLVSLGQGGFYAIGAYASAWLILDAGWHPLLAIAGALAICGGVGAVVAVASMQLRGPQFSVITLVLAILVERILSEAAPFGRLAGYPNHAQHGTTGLPSIEVFGFVLEPPMIANTVATVMVPVVVVTAVVVILSRNIARSPWGSSLSAIGESEMLAAHLGVHVFRRKVSVFVLASVLGGLGGVFTTLCFAHLQPETFDIFLTITIVLAVVFGGSGTVLGPVVGAVGIVWLEQSDALARVSQLQQDHLSDSWYLSTPGLVGVLFILTLFLMPKGIVGSLSAVVTGRRRHADVAEDDGAGLGEAAGLDAGSDVVPAADAPAPVQGRKDATAGAQGRPLLTMTGLGKKFGGLQAVAEMDLTVDRGQIHAVIGPNGAGKSTLANLLTGVYKPSAGTVVLDGRDITGLAPHTVSRAGVGRTFQTPQLFGDATVLDNVLAGFVDTGETPLWAAALKPPSRYRRDAEMRTEAARLLDLVGLKEFAGLRAGELPYGKQRALEIARALAGEPELIVLDEPAAGLLATETAGLGDLLISLRAHGYALIVVEHHMDLVARIADEVTCMDQGRLLSRGTPEQVLSDEAVVAAYLGKPMEEH, translated from the coding sequence GTGAGCATCCTGGACTCCGAGCCGCGCACCACCACCGAGCCTGGTGGGGGCGGGGGACGCAGCAAGCGTCCCGGTCTCTCGCCGCTGCTGCGCGACGTGCTGTTCGCCGTGACGGCGCTGGTCGTCGCGGTCGTGGTGATCCTGCCCGGCCGCGAGGGGGCCGGCACCTCGATCTCGTTGATGCAGCTGGTCGGCTCGATGGCTGCGATGACGGTGGCCGCGGTGGGGCTCAACCTGCTGATGGGCTACGCGAAGCTGGTCTCGCTCGGTCAGGGCGGGTTCTACGCCATCGGCGCCTACGCGAGCGCTTGGCTGATCCTGGATGCCGGCTGGCACCCGTTGCTCGCGATCGCCGGTGCGCTGGCGATCTGCGGGGGAGTGGGCGCGGTCGTCGCGGTGGCCTCGATGCAGCTGCGGGGTCCGCAGTTCTCGGTGATCACGCTGGTGCTCGCGATCCTGGTGGAGCGGATCCTGAGCGAGGCCGCACCGTTCGGACGGCTGGCGGGCTACCCGAACCACGCCCAGCACGGCACCACGGGCCTGCCGTCGATCGAGGTCTTCGGCTTCGTGCTCGAGCCACCGATGATCGCGAACACGGTGGCCACGGTGATGGTGCCTGTCGTGGTGGTGACCGCTGTGGTGGTCATCCTGTCGCGCAACATCGCCCGCTCCCCGTGGGGCAGCTCGTTGAGCGCGATCGGTGAGTCCGAGATGCTCGCGGCGCACCTGGGGGTGCACGTGTTCCGGAGGAAGGTGTCGGTCTTCGTGCTGGCCTCGGTGCTGGGCGGCCTGGGGGGCGTCTTCACCACCCTGTGCTTCGCGCACCTGCAGCCGGAGACCTTCGACATCTTCCTCACCATCACCATCGTGCTGGCCGTCGTCTTCGGCGGCTCGGGCACCGTGCTGGGCCCGGTGGTGGGCGCGGTCGGGATCGTGTGGCTGGAGCAGTCCGACGCGCTGGCGCGGGTCAGCCAGCTCCAGCAGGACCACCTCTCCGACTCCTGGTACCTGTCCACCCCGGGCCTGGTGGGGGTGCTGTTCATCCTGACCCTGTTCCTGATGCCCAAGGGCATCGTGGGCTCGCTCAGCGCGGTGGTCACCGGCCGGCGCCGGCACGCCGACGTGGCCGAGGACGACGGCGCCGGGCTTGGCGAGGCTGCCGGGCTGGACGCGGGCTCCGACGTGGTCCCCGCTGCCGACGCCCCCGCCCCGGTCCAAGGCCGAAAGGATGCGACGGCAGGTGCCCAAGGGCGGCCGTTGCTGACCATGACGGGACTGGGCAAGAAGTTCGGAGGTCTGCAGGCGGTGGCCGAGATGGACCTCACGGTGGACCGAGGTCAGATCCACGCGGTCATCGGTCCCAACGGCGCGGGGAAGTCCACCCTGGCCAACCTGCTCACCGGTGTCTACAAGCCCAGCGCGGGGACGGTGGTCCTCGACGGCCGCGACATCACCGGCCTGGCGCCGCACACGGTGTCGCGGGCCGGGGTCGGGCGCACGTTCCAGACCCCTCAGCTGTTCGGTGACGCGACGGTGCTGGACAACGTGCTGGCCGGGTTCGTCGACACCGGAGAGACCCCGCTGTGGGCCGCAGCTCTCAAGCCGCCCTCGCGGTACCGCCGGGACGCCGAGATGCGCACGGAGGCCGCCAGGCTGCTCGACCTGGTCGGGCTGAAGGAGTTCGCGGGCCTGCGGGCCGGTGAGCTGCCCTATGGCAAGCAACGGGCGCTGGAGATCGCCCGGGCGCTGGCTGGTGAGCCGGAGCTGATCGTGCTGGACGAGCCCGCTGCAGGCCTGCTCGCCACCGAGACCGCCGGACTGGGCGACCTCTTGATCTCGCTGCGCGCCCACGGTTACGCCCTGATCGTGGTCGAGCACCACATGGACCTGGTCGCCCGGATCGCCGACGAGGTCACCTGCATGGACCAGGGCCGGCTGCTCTCGCGGGGCACCCCGGAGCAGGTCCTCTCCGACGAGGCCGTCGTCGCGGCGTACCTCGGCAAGCCGATGGAGGAGCACTGA
- a CDS encoding acyl-CoA dehydrogenase family protein — MFDFGPRSQALVEQTNAFLADHVYPAEALFERQVAEGGVPRPTPPVLQELKETARGLGLWNLFLPHPEKDHDPLTNLEYAPIAELTGRSLELAPEAMNCNAPDTGNMELLSMFGTPEQKEEWLYPLMAGEIRSAYVMTEPQVASSDASNIETSIVRDGDEWVINGRKWWISGPLREDCRLLILMGISDQDPGAPRHRRHSMVLIPRDTPGVEVVRELDVLGYQPFETHVEMRFTDVRVPVTSLLGEQGAGFAMSQARLGPGRIHHCMRMVGAAERALELMIHRAGRRSTFGKPLVERGVVREWIADSRMEIDQARLYTLQTAHLMDTVGNREAASEISGIKVVVPNMARRVVDRAMQVFGGAGLCQETPLARIYAETRIVRIADGPDEVHRRGLARTELRRFKAATTPAPSGAAAHLSHLSELA; from the coding sequence ATGTTCGACTTCGGACCCCGCTCCCAGGCATTGGTGGAGCAGACGAACGCGTTCCTGGCGGACCACGTCTACCCGGCGGAGGCGCTCTTCGAGCGTCAGGTCGCCGAGGGAGGCGTGCCGCGTCCGACCCCGCCGGTGCTGCAGGAGCTGAAGGAGACCGCGCGTGGGCTCGGTCTCTGGAACCTCTTCCTGCCGCATCCGGAGAAGGACCACGACCCGCTCACCAACCTCGAGTACGCACCCATCGCCGAGCTCACCGGGCGCAGCCTCGAGCTGGCGCCGGAGGCGATGAACTGCAACGCGCCCGACACCGGCAACATGGAGCTGCTCTCGATGTTCGGCACGCCGGAGCAGAAGGAGGAGTGGCTCTATCCGCTGATGGCGGGCGAGATCCGCTCGGCGTACGTGATGACCGAGCCGCAGGTCGCCTCCTCCGACGCCAGCAACATCGAGACCTCCATCGTGCGGGACGGTGACGAATGGGTCATCAACGGGCGCAAGTGGTGGATCTCCGGACCACTGCGCGAGGACTGCCGGCTGCTGATCCTGATGGGCATCAGCGACCAGGACCCCGGTGCCCCCCGTCACCGCCGGCACAGCATGGTGCTGATCCCGCGGGACACCCCCGGCGTGGAGGTGGTCCGCGAGCTCGACGTGCTCGGCTACCAGCCCTTCGAGACCCACGTCGAGATGCGCTTCACCGACGTGCGGGTGCCGGTGACGAGCCTGCTCGGTGAGCAGGGAGCAGGCTTCGCGATGTCCCAGGCGCGCCTCGGCCCGGGTCGCATCCACCACTGCATGCGCATGGTGGGGGCGGCGGAACGGGCGCTGGAGCTGATGATCCACCGGGCGGGTCGCCGGTCGACGTTCGGCAAGCCGCTGGTCGAGCGGGGCGTGGTCAGGGAGTGGATCGCCGACTCCCGGATGGAGATCGACCAGGCACGGCTCTACACGTTGCAGACCGCGCACCTGATGGACACCGTCGGCAATCGTGAGGCGGCCAGCGAGATCTCCGGCATCAAGGTCGTCGTGCCCAACATGGCGCGTCGCGTGGTCGACCGCGCGATGCAGGTCTTCGGTGGTGCCGGACTGTGCCAGGAGACGCCGCTCGCCCGGATCTACGCCGAGACCCGGATCGTCCGGATCGCCGACGGGCCGGACGAGGTGCACCGTCGTGGGCTGGCGCGGACCGAGCTCCGCCGCTTCAAGGCGGCGACCACCCCCGCGCCGAGCGGTGCCGCCGCGCACCTGTCCCACCTGTCCGAACTCGCCTAG
- a CDS encoding ABC transporter ATP-binding protein — protein MTLEVDTLECGYDRAPILHGVSVHLDPGELVAVVGSNGAGKTTLVRTIAGLLTVRSGDLRIEGASFAKSSPARRARQGIVMVPEGRKLFPQLTVGENIEIGRHAARGRTDGEDPVAALLDAFPIVTDRWNQQASLLSGGEQQMVALTRAVAARPRYLLLDEPSLGLSPLKTLEVFGLIEMIRESTGAGILLVEQMADQALRAADRAYVLEHGRVSMEGPAAQVRASDEVRRAYLGVAG, from the coding sequence ATGACACTCGAGGTCGACACCCTGGAGTGCGGCTACGACCGCGCACCCATCCTGCACGGCGTCAGCGTCCACCTCGACCCGGGTGAGCTGGTCGCGGTCGTGGGCTCCAACGGCGCAGGGAAGACCACCCTGGTCCGCACCATCGCCGGGCTCCTGACCGTCCGCTCGGGTGACCTGCGCATCGAGGGTGCGTCGTTCGCCAAGAGCTCGCCGGCCAGGCGCGCCCGCCAGGGGATCGTCATGGTGCCCGAGGGACGCAAGCTGTTCCCCCAGCTCACCGTCGGGGAGAACATCGAGATCGGCCGCCACGCCGCCCGTGGGCGCACCGACGGCGAGGACCCGGTGGCGGCGCTGCTCGACGCGTTCCCCATCGTCACCGACCGGTGGAACCAGCAGGCGAGTCTGCTCTCCGGTGGGGAGCAGCAGATGGTCGCCCTCACCCGCGCCGTCGCCGCCCGACCCCGCTACCTGCTGCTCGACGAGCCCTCGCTGGGCCTGAGCCCGCTGAAGACGCTGGAGGTGTTCGGGCTCATCGAGATGATCCGCGAGTCGACCGGCGCGGGCATCCTGCTCGTGGAGCAGATGGCCGACCAGGCCCTGAGAGCCGCCGACCGCGCTTACGTCCTCGAGCACGGACGAGTCTCCATGGAAGGACCCGCCGCCCAGGTGCGGGCCTCCGACGAGGTGCGCCGGGCCTACCTCGGCGTCGCCGGATGA
- a CDS encoding class I adenylate-forming enzyme family protein — MSLSRNVFGMLDRTAESHAGDRPGYGFEGEVRTFRQMRDAALDVAGGLHAQGVRPGDKVAVMMGNRLEWFEVYFGLAALGAVCVPVNVLLTGPEIAHVCRDSGSRYLVMDEIASRGLAGLEHDFELVVTVGEVSPPRGAKSVSWQDVRHGTALPEEHVGPDLGDTFLLYYSSGTTGLPKAAEQSHDGVLWNAMGQLQGLGLEPHHRYFVIPSLSWAAGFHNLVMSLTWNGGYSELRRTGGATMENIVTSIEEHQITHVMLVPSLLRDLVSRPDLMDRLSASSLEWIVTGAEPVPRKVIETVCRGVSGVDVCQGYGLSEFPTITTVLMADEVFDHEGSAGRALPHSDLAVRDADGRIQRHGRGELLIRSLASMKGYHGRPEQTADVFRDGWLHTGDLVELDEDGFVTIVGRTKDMIISGGLNIYPKEIEDVISRIPGVRECAVVGVPHERFGETAVAVVVSEDPDFDPAEVTRACEAQLASYKRPREVIVRPEPLPRNANSKLLKRELRPWAADTLGVTG, encoded by the coding sequence ATGAGCCTGTCACGCAACGTCTTCGGAATGCTCGACCGCACGGCCGAGTCGCACGCGGGTGACCGCCCGGGATACGGCTTCGAGGGCGAGGTGCGCACCTTCAGGCAGATGCGCGACGCCGCCCTGGACGTCGCAGGCGGGCTGCACGCCCAAGGTGTCCGGCCCGGGGACAAGGTCGCCGTGATGATGGGCAACCGACTCGAGTGGTTCGAGGTCTACTTCGGGCTGGCCGCGCTGGGCGCGGTCTGCGTCCCGGTCAACGTCCTGCTCACCGGGCCGGAGATCGCCCACGTGTGCCGGGACAGCGGCTCCCGGTACCTGGTGATGGACGAGATCGCCTCGCGCGGCCTCGCCGGGCTGGAGCACGACTTCGAGCTTGTCGTCACGGTCGGGGAGGTGTCGCCGCCGCGAGGAGCCAAGAGCGTCAGCTGGCAGGACGTGCGTCACGGCACGGCGCTGCCCGAGGAGCACGTGGGACCCGACCTGGGCGACACCTTCCTCCTCTACTACAGCTCGGGTACGACGGGTCTGCCGAAGGCCGCGGAGCAGTCGCACGACGGTGTGCTCTGGAACGCGATGGGGCAGCTCCAGGGGCTGGGGCTCGAGCCGCACCACAGGTACTTCGTGATTCCGTCCCTCTCGTGGGCGGCCGGCTTCCACAACCTGGTGATGTCCCTGACCTGGAACGGTGGCTACTCCGAGCTGCGTCGGACCGGCGGCGCGACGATGGAGAACATCGTGACCTCGATCGAGGAGCACCAGATCACCCACGTGATGCTGGTCCCCAGCCTGCTGCGGGACCTGGTCTCCCGGCCTGACCTGATGGACCGCCTCTCGGCCAGCTCGCTGGAGTGGATCGTCACCGGTGCGGAGCCGGTCCCGCGCAAGGTGATCGAGACGGTCTGCCGAGGTGTCTCGGGGGTCGACGTCTGCCAGGGCTACGGGCTCTCGGAGTTTCCCACGATCACCACCGTCCTGATGGCCGACGAGGTCTTCGATCACGAGGGTTCCGCGGGCCGCGCGCTGCCGCACAGCGACCTCGCTGTGCGCGATGCCGACGGGCGGATCCAGCGTCATGGCAGGGGCGAGCTGCTCATTCGCTCGCTGGCCTCCATGAAGGGCTACCACGGCCGGCCCGAGCAGACCGCCGACGTCTTTCGGGACGGCTGGCTGCACACCGGCGACCTGGTCGAGCTCGACGAGGACGGCTTCGTCACCATCGTCGGTCGGACCAAGGACATGATCATCTCCGGTGGGCTGAACATCTACCCCAAGGAGATCGAGGACGTCATCAGCAGGATCCCCGGCGTGCGGGAGTGCGCGGTGGTGGGTGTGCCGCACGAGCGCTTCGGCGAGACCGCGGTGGCCGTGGTGGTGAGCGAGGATCCCGACTTCGACCCGGCCGAGGTGACGCGTGCCTGTGAGGCCCAGCTGGCGTCGTACAAGCGTCCGCGCGAGGTGATCGTGCGACCGGAGCCGCTGCCGCGCAACGCCAACTCCAAGCTGCTCAAGCGCGAGCTGCGGCCGTGGGCGGCGGACACGCTCGGGGTCACCGGGTGA